One part of the Rattus rattus isolate New Zealand chromosome 14, Rrattus_CSIRO_v1, whole genome shotgun sequence genome encodes these proteins:
- the Pdlim7 gene encoding PDZ and LIM domain protein 7 isoform X5: protein MRAGTMDSFKVVLEGPAPWGFRLQGGKDFNVPLSISRLTPGGKAAQAGVAVGDWVLSIDGENAGSLTHIEAQNKIRACGERLSLGLSRAQPAQSKPQKALTPPADPPRYTFAPSASLNKTARPFGAPPPTDSALSQNGQLLRQLVPDASKQRLMENTEDWRPRPGTGQSRSFRILAHLTGTEFMQDPDEEFMKKSSQVPRTEAPAPASTIPQESWPGPTTPSPTSRPPWAVDPAFAERYAPDKTSTVLTRHSQPATPTPLQNRTSIVQAAAGGGTGGGSNNGKTPVCHQCHKIIRGRYLVALGHAYHPEEFVCSQCGKVLEEGGFFEEKGAIFCPSCYDVRYAPSCAKCKKKITGEIMHALKMTWHVPCFTCAACKTPIRNRAFYMEEGAPYCERDYEKMFGTKCRGCDFKIDAGDRFLEALGFSWHDTCFVCAICQINLEGKTFYSKKDKPLCKSHAFSHV, encoded by the exons CTCACTCCTGGAGGCAAGGCCGCACAGGCCGGTGTGGCCGTGGGAGACTGGGTACTGAGTATCGACGGTGAGAACGCCGGAAGCCTCACACACATTGAAGCCCAGAACAAGATCCGTGCCTGTGGGGAGCGCCTCAGCCTGGGTCTTAGCAG aGCCCAGCCTGCTCAGAGCAAACCACAGAAG GCCCTGACCCCTCCCGCCGACCCCCCGAGGTACACTTTTGCACCAAGCGCCTCCCTCAACAAGACGGCCCGGCCCTTCGGGGCACCCCCACCTACTGACAGCGCCCTGTCGCAGAATGG ACAGCTGCTCAGACAGCTGGTCCCTGATGCCAGCAAGCAGCGGCTGATGGAGAATACTGAAGACTGGCGCCCGCGGCCAGGGACAGGCCAGTCCCGTTCCTTCCGCATCCTTGCTCACCTCACGGGCACAGAGTTCA TGCAAGACCCGGATGAGGAATTCATGAAGAAGTCAAG CCAGGTGCCCAGGACagaagccccagccccagcctcaacCATACCCCAGGAATCCTGGCCTG gccccaccacccccagccccaccagcCGCCCACCCTGGGCCGTAGATCCTGCATTTGCTGAGCGCTATGCCCCAGACAAAACCAGCACGGTACTGACCCgacacagccagccagccacaccTACGCCTCTGCAGAACCGCACCTCCATAGTTCAGGCTGCAGCTGGAGGGGGCACAGGAGGAGGCAGCAACAATGGCAAGACGCCTGTATGCCACCAGTGCCACAAGATCATCCG CGGCCGATACCTGGTAGCACTGGGCCACGCGTACCATCCTGAGGAATTTGTGTGCAGCCAGTGTGGGAAGGTCCTGGAAGAGGGTGGCTTCTTCGAGGAGAAGGGAGCTATCTTTTGCCCCTCCTGCTATGATGTGCGCTATGCACCCAGCTGTGCCAAATGCAAGAAGAAGATCACTGGA GAGATCATGCATGCGCTGAAGATGACCTGGCATGTTCCCTGCTTCACCTGTGCAGCCTGCAAAACCCCTATCCGCAACAGGGCTTTCTACATGGAGGAGGGGGCTCCCTACTGCGAGCGAG ACTACGAGAAGATGTTTGGCACAAAGTGTCGCGGCTGTGACTTCAAGATCGATGCCGGGGACCGTTTcctggaagccctgggtttcagcTGGCATGATACGTGTTTTGTTTGCGCA ATATGTCAAATCAACTTGGAAGGAAAGACCTTCTACTCCAAGAAGGACAAGCCCCTGTGCAAGAGCCATGCCTTCTCCCACGTATGA